A stretch of the Myxococcus guangdongensis genome encodes the following:
- the fumC gene encoding class II fumarate hydratase, with product MSTRNVRIEKDTFGPIEVPSERLWGAQTQRSLQNFDISTERMPPALIRALVLVKKAAALVNVENGSLAREKGDAIVRASDEVLEGKHDAEFPLSIWQTGSGTQTNMNTNEVLANRASELLGGERGEQRRVHANDDVNKGQSSNDVFPTAMSVAAATAIAERVLPELDALRDVLADKSRAFMDVVKIGRTHLQDATPLTLGQELSGYVAQLQHARAHLERVLPHLHELALGGTAVGTGLNAPKGYAERVAKEIARLTGLPFVTAPNKFEALAANDALVHAHGALKGLSSALFKIANDIRWLSSGPRSGLGEITIPENEPGSSIMPGKVNPTQSEALTMLCAQVMGNDVAVSVGGASGNFELNVFKPLIIHNVLQSCRLLADGMRSFRLHCAVGIEPNRARIQENLERSLMLVTALNPHIGYDNAAKIAKKAHKDGKTLKEVAVELGLVTAEQFDQWVRPEKMIGL from the coding sequence TTGAGCACCCGCAACGTCCGCATCGAGAAGGACACCTTCGGCCCCATCGAGGTCCCCTCCGAGCGCCTCTGGGGCGCGCAGACCCAGCGCAGCCTGCAGAACTTCGACATCTCCACCGAGCGCATGCCCCCCGCCCTCATCCGCGCGCTCGTCCTCGTCAAGAAGGCCGCCGCCCTCGTCAACGTCGAGAACGGCTCGCTGGCCCGCGAGAAGGGGGACGCCATCGTCCGCGCCTCCGACGAGGTCCTCGAGGGCAAGCATGACGCGGAGTTTCCGCTCAGCATCTGGCAGACCGGCAGCGGCACCCAGACGAACATGAACACCAACGAGGTGCTCGCCAATCGCGCCTCGGAGCTGCTCGGCGGCGAGCGCGGAGAACAGCGCCGCGTCCACGCCAACGACGACGTCAACAAGGGGCAGAGCTCCAACGACGTCTTCCCCACCGCCATGAGCGTCGCCGCCGCCACCGCCATCGCCGAGCGCGTGCTCCCTGAACTCGATGCGCTTCGCGACGTGCTCGCCGACAAGTCCCGCGCCTTCATGGACGTGGTGAAGATTGGCCGCACCCACCTCCAGGACGCCACGCCCCTCACCCTGGGCCAGGAGCTGAGCGGCTATGTCGCGCAGCTGCAGCATGCGCGCGCCCACCTGGAGCGCGTGCTGCCCCACCTGCACGAGCTGGCCCTGGGGGGGACGGCTGTCGGCACGGGGCTCAATGCCCCCAAGGGGTATGCCGAGCGCGTCGCCAAGGAGATTGCCCGCCTCACCGGCCTGCCCTTCGTCACCGCCCCCAACAAGTTCGAGGCCCTGGCCGCCAACGACGCCCTGGTCCACGCCCACGGCGCCCTCAAGGGCCTGTCCTCCGCGCTCTTCAAGATCGCCAACGACATCCGCTGGCTGTCCTCCGGCCCCCGCTCCGGCCTGGGCGAAATCACCATCCCGGAGAACGAGCCCGGCAGCTCCATCATGCCCGGCAAGGTGAATCCCACCCAGAGCGAGGCGCTCACCATGCTCTGCGCCCAGGTCATGGGCAACGACGTCGCCGTCAGCGTGGGCGGCGCCTCTGGCAACTTCGAGCTCAACGTCTTCAAGCCCCTCATCATCCACAACGTCCTGCAGAGCTGCAGGCTGCTCGCTGACGGCATGCGCAGCTTCCGCCTCCACTGCGCCGTGGGCATCGAGCCCAACCGGGCCCGCATCCAGGAGAACCTGGAGCGCAGCCTGATGCTCGTCACCGCCCTCAACCCGCACATCGGCTACGACAACGCCGCGAAGATCGCCAAGAAGGCCCACAAGGACGGCAAGACGCTCAAGGAGGTCGCCGTGGAGCTGGGCCTCGTCACCGCCGAACAGTTCGACCAGTGGGTCCGCCCGGAGAAGATGATCGGCCTGTAG